A segment of the Lentimicrobiaceae bacterium genome:
CCATCAGTGCAGCTGCCCATAAAGGAACAAATCCGGCAGCAGGAGTAATAGTGGCCAAACCTGCAACAGCACCGGTTAATAAGCCGATAAATTTAGGTTTCCGGGCTCTGATCCATTCAATAATGAGCCACGTAACAGTAGCAAATGAAGCAGCAACATCGGTATTGGCAAAAGCCTGTACAGTAATATTATCTACTGAAAGTTCGCTGCCGGCATTAAATCCATACCATCCAAACCAAAGTAGTCCTGTTCCGATAGCAACCAGGGGAATGCTGTTGGGGGTAGAGTCTTTATCGGATCTGGCTCCTACATAAAATACAGAGGCCAGTGCTGCAAAACCGGCAGTTGCATGTACAACTATTCCACCGGCAAAGTCAAGTACACCCCATTGAGCAAGCAGTCCGCCACCCCATACCATATGTACAAACGGATAGTAAACCAGCACCTGCCAAACAACAAGGAAGAACAAATAGCTTTTAAAAGTAACGCGGCCAACAAATGCACCCGTAATAAGCGCTGGCGTAATAATAGCAAACATCATCTGGTAAAGGAAGAATACCAGTTCAGGAATTTTACCATTTCCGGCATACACACTGTTCAGGTCAACTCCGTTGAGGAACAATTTGTCAAGGTTTCCTATAATAGCGCCATCACCGCTAAAGCAGAGTGAATAGCCAAAAATAAACCAGAGTACAGTTGTTACACCCAATGAAACAAAGCTTTGGATCATAATTCCAAGGATGTTTCTTTTTGTTGCCAAACCTCCATAAAAAAAAGCAAGGCCAGGTGTCATTAGCATTACAAGGCTGGTCGCCAGCAACATAAATCCGGTATTTCCGGTTTTGGCTGCTTCATTTAAAATCATTTCAGGTTCCATTTTTTGCGGTATTTATTTGTTCAACATTTTGTTTCAGAGGGAAATTCCAAACACGAGAAATACATTTTCAGCTTGTGGGTTAACGATAAAAGAGGTTGAAACGGGCAGGCTGAAATGATCCGTAATCTTAATCTCTTTTGAAGCTGTAATTCCTATATTTATGACTCCGGCTTCTGGTCCGTAATAACCGGTTTCTTCTTTTTCCTTGTCAGGATTGGTAGGAGTAAGCCCCATAAAAATGTTATAATCCACATCCTTGCAGCTTCCGTTGAAACCGAGCTCCAGATAAGTTGAGTATTGCTTTTTTCCATCAGCTTTGCGGGCATCAGCTCCCCAAAAGTTGACTGCAGCTAAAAAGGTAAAAGGAATTTTTTCTGTGCCGTTGAATGATGCTGAAGCCTCAAAGAGGTGGCCGGTTTCATCTTCGGTAAAATCGAAATACTTGTTGTTTTCAAGTGTTTCGTCCGGAAGAAAATAATCGGTTACAGTCAGGCTAAACATATCTTTAATGTTATAAGAAAGATATAAGTCGGTTTCCTGAATACTTAACCCATCACTCATTGAAAAAGCACCCCATGTGCCTATTGTAAAGTTGCCCACTGTATATTCAAGTGTTGGCTGAATGCTGGGGGATGAACCTCCAAGGTTCATGCCGCGCCATACATACCTGCTCATAAGGTCAACTCCGGCGTTGAGTGAAGTTTCTGTCTGAGCTGTTAACCAGCCCGGAATGGCCAGCATGATGGCCAGCACAAAGCCCGTAAGCAGTTTAGTTGATTTTTTTTTCATCTTTGGTTGGTTTTGATTGGTTTGACGGATTTCCCACTCCGCAAAAATTGGAACTATAATAGTGTTGAACAATGCAGCATTAACTGATTTTATGTAAGATAATCACTTATTTTGAAATAAGTGATTCACCTAACTGCAGGAAAGAAAAGCTTTTTACTAAAAAAAAGGGAGGGCGCCAGCTTCAGAGCTCAATAATCTGATGCTTGATTGCAAATTTTACCAGGTCTACCGTTGATTTGAGGCTCAACTTTTGCATGATGTGGTTTTTATGAGACTCAACCGTGCGTGTACTAATAAATAGTTTTTCAGCTATTTGCGGATTGGAATGGCCTTCTGCAAAGAGTTTAAGAATCTCAAGTTCGCGTTTTGAAAGGCTGTTTTCCGGGTTCAGGTTTTCGTCTTCCTTGTCCTTAGCCTTTTTTATGTAACTTTTTAAAATGATGTTTGATATGGATTCGCTGAAATATTCATGGCCATGGCTTACAGTGCGAATGGCCTCTAATAGTTCAGATTGCGATATGTTTTTGGTGAGATATCCCTGAGCGCCTGCCTTGATGGCGTTAAAAATATATTCTTCACTGTTAAACATGGAAAGGAACAAAATGTGTATTCCGGGATATTCCCGTCTTATGATTTCGCACAATTCAATTCCCGAATGGTCGGGCAGTGAGATGTCGAGCAAAATTACATCAGGTTTCGCAGATTTGAGCAGGCTCAGCAAGTCGCGCCCATTACAGGCTTCTCCAAGTATAAAAATATCATCCTGACCTGATAACAAGGCTTTTATTCCATCACGAACAATGGTGTGATCGTCAACAAGGAATACGTTTATCATAAAATGCTTTTGTTTAATGGAATTTCAATTCTGATTAATGTACCTGAACCCGGGCTGGATTGAATGGTTGCCTGGCCTTTTAACAGATTGGCTCTTTCGACCATATTTCCAAGGCCATGTCCGCCAGAGGCGCAAGGCGATTCTACGTTAAACCCTTTGCCATTATCGGTAATGGTAATGATGAAAATGTGGGCATCAGTTTTAGTTTCAATTTTCAGATGGGTTGCTTCGGAATGTTTGGCAACATTGTTGAACGTTTCCTGAAAAATCCGAAAAATATAAAGTCTTGCTTTTCTGCCTAGTTTTTGTCCGGGGATTTCACCTGTGAATTCGGTGGTGATGCCTGTTGTTTCTGTCAGGTTACTGCATAAATTGCGTATGGCAGTAGTAAGTCCAAACTCCGCCAGTGCGGGTGGCATAAGGGCATTTGAAATGGCTCTTACTTCATCAATTAAACTGTCGGTGAGGGTTATCACTGACTGAATTTTTTGGTTGAGCTTGTCAGGTATATCATTTTCAAGTGCCCCAAGTCTCAGCCTGATGGCAATCAGATTTTGTCCGATTCCATCGTGCAGCTCTCTTGAAAGCCGCTGTCTTTCCATGTCCTGTCCGTCAATAGCTGATTTTAGCCGGTTAATTCTTTCAGCTTTCAGCGCTTCGTCTTTTTCGCGAAGACTTACAGCCATAGAATTAAATGCCTCAGTAAGTTCACCTATTTCATCATTGGATTCAATACCCACAAGAGTATCAAGCCTTCCTTCACCAAGTTCAATGGCTGCATCTTTGAGCCGGATAAGAGGTTTTGTAATTTTCCGGCTAATTGCATAGGTTAAAATAAAAAATGCAATGCCGGTAAAAACTGTCAGAAGCATAATGTTGTTTCTGATTCCATAAATTGAGGCTGTTGCTTCTTCGTAATCAATTTCAGCCAAAATTACCCAATTTAATCCGGCTGTTTTCACAAGGCCATATGAACTTAATACTTTCAGTCCACGGTAATCTGTTACCTGTGCAGTACCTGCGCGGTTATTCAAAGCTTCGGTAACAGGGCGTGTTTTTACATAGGTTTTCATGATTGATTTCTCAATAAACCTCGATTGGCTTCGCATCAGGAAATCGGGGCCAACAAGATAGGTTTCGCCGGTATTACCAAGCCCGTTTGCCGGATTTACCTCAAGCATAAAGTCATTGATTTTGCCAGGCTTAAGAATAAGTACAAGATACCCGGCAATTCTATTGTCGTTGTATATGGGTGCTGCCGAAAGTAACTGTTTTTCATTTTCGGTTTCTTCCTGAGTGTAATCAACAATAAATGCTTGTGGCTGAATATCATGAAACGAATGTCTGATTGGTATTTGGTCAGTTATGTTTGACTGATTGGTAATTTGCTGATAAAGATTCCGACCTTCTTTGTCAAGAAGCATGAAGCCTGAATAATAGGCTGAACTTAAGAATGAAACCCTGTAAATGCTTTGGGTTTTTGTTTTCTGATGATTTGCGGCCAATTTTACTTTACCCAACAATTGCTTGGTTTCTTCAGTTGAAGCATAGTAGGCTGTTTCACTTAGTCTGTCTGCAAAAAACCGCTCAATTTGGGCTTGCCGCGTTAATCGTATGGAAGTGAGCTGATCGTATGTGCGATCAAGGATTGCATTGCGGGCTGTAAAAAATGAAAAAATACCGGTCAGTACAATGGAGCCAATGCCCAAAGTGAGAAAATATAAAATCATTTTTTCGGCCAGTAGTGTTCTTTTCACAAGCAATCTTTTATTTTTCAAACCTACATGTTTTTTTCAAACTGAGAATATTTTTTTTGTCAGAAATGTATTTTCAAGATGCTTGTTTTAAGCCCTCTACCCGCAACTTCTTCGCTCGTATCCGAAGTTTATAAATATTGTTGAACATTTTTTCTTTTTATAGGTTTTCATATGGCTAACTCATTGGAAATATGGTTAGATAAATAGTTTAATTATTAAAAATGCTTGTTTATCAGTTGAATATCAATGGCTGTAAACTTGTTAACAGGGCTTGCAATCCTGCTTGTTCAGGTTTATATTTGCCATCTTTTTAAAATTTTTCTGATAAGAGCGAGGAGATAAAAATGACAAAAATTGGAATTTTTTACGGGGGGAGCCCCAAAGGGAGTACGTTTCAGGCTGCACAGGATATTGTGAGGCATTTTGGTGAAGATGTAGCAGCCATGCACAATGTAAGCAATGCTACCCGCGAAGACCTTGAGAAGTGCGATTATCTGATTCTTGGTACATCGGCATGGGGTATTGGTGAAATGCATCAGGATTGGGAACGTTTTATTGATGTTTTGGTTGATGCTGAAATCAAGGATAAAAAAATAGCTTTGTTCGGGCTTGGCGATCAGCATGAGTATCCTGAGAGTTTTGTTGATGGCATGGGAACAGTTTACTGCAGGTTGCCTTACAAGGAGAATGTTGTGGGATTCTGGCCTACAAAAGGCTATTCTTATTATTTTTCAACAGCTGAAAGAGATGGTAAATTTGTTGGCCTGGCAATTGATGAAGACAGCCAGCCTGAACTTACCAGTGAGCGCATCAGTAAATGGGTTGAACAGTTAAAAACTGAGCTGCTTTAGGGTGGATAAACCTGTGAAATATGTTAATTGTATTTAATTTAGCTGTTCGGGAGGCTGAATTAGATATAATAAAAGGCTTTAATGATCATGCCGGATTCTGCAACCGCTATTTTTAATACTTTTGCAGCTATCCGGTTTTTTGTCTTGTATGGTTTGTGATTTGAGTTTCAAATAACAACATAAACACATGGCTTAAATTGTTTTACCGGCAACTAAAGATGAATTTTAACAGATAAACTGCTGCAAATGAAAAAAATATTCTTCCTGCTTGTTTTGTTATTCCCCATTTCCTTAACAACTGCATTCGGCCAATCAGCACTGCCGTTAGTCGAGAAATTAAAGGCTGGTATTACTTATCTGGCTTCGGATGAGCTGGAAGGCAGAAAATCAGGAACAGTAGGCGATTCATTGGCGGCCATTTTTATCAGAGAACGCTTTGCTGAAAATGGTGCAACCCTCATGGGCTACAATGGCTTTCAGTATTTCGGAGTTATTTCTGATGTGGTTGCCGGAAGCAAAAACAGCTTAACTGTGGTAAATCATGATTTTGTTGCAGGTAAAGATTTCATGCCATTTTCCTTTTCTTCCTCAGAAACAGTTGATGCAGAGGTTGTTTTTGCTGGTTTTGGAATTTCTGGTGTCAGTGGCGATTTAGCCTGGGATGACTTTGCTGGAAAAGATGTAAAAAATAAGTTGGTTCTTGTGCTGCGCGGTGATCCGGAGCCTGATAATCAGAATAGTGCATTTATTCCGATGGCTACCGACAGGGCTAAAGCTTTGGCTGCTCATGACAGGGGGGCGGCTGGTATTTTGCTGGTTTCTCCTTCTTCTTTTGATAAAAAAGACCAACCTGTTGATATAACTTTTGATAAAACAGTTTCAGATGCCGGTTTGCCCGTTATAAGTATTACAAGAAATCTGGCAGGCGCCATACTCGGTTTGCCTGCTACTGCTGTTGATTCACTTGAAAAAGTGATGATTTCAGCCCGGTCTACAGCCAATGTAAATGGATTGAACAGGGTTAAACTAACCGCTGACGTAATTCGTAATAAAGTAACCACGCGCAATATTATAGCTATGATTCCGGGTAATGACCCGGTGTTAAAAGATGAATTTGTTGTAGTCGGGGCTCATTATGATCATTTGGGAATGGGTGGCACAGGCTCAGGTTCACGTGTGCCTGATGTGCATGCTGTTCACGGCGGAGCAGATGATAATGCTTCCGGAGTAGCTGCTATTATAGCCCTTTCTGAGTATTTTGCCAAAGAGGCAAATCGCCCTTCAAGAAGTTTGCTGTTTGTGTCGTTTGGTGCTGAAGAAATGGGAATTTTAGGCTCCAGGTACTTTGTTGCTAATTGTCCGGTTGCAATCAAGTCGGTAAAAGCCATGGTAAATCTTGATATGGTCGGCCGTTTGAAATCACAGGATCCTGCATTAACTATCTCAGGAACAGGAACATTCACAGTGGCCGATTCTCTGATCGATTTGTTGGGAAAAAATCGTTCTTTTGTTATCAAAAAATCGCCCGATGGATATGGCCCTTCTGACCATGCAGCTTTTTATGGGAAGGACATTCCGGTGCTGTTTATAACAACCGGTGCTCACGAAGATTATCACACACCTGATGATATGGCCTCTCGTATTAATTATAACGGGGTTGAACAGGTAATTGACTTCACCGCTGACCTGGTCGCAGTTTTGTCTGATATGCCGGTTGCCCCTGTCTTTCGTGAAGCCGGAAGTCGCAAAGAGTCGGGCAACTATGGCCGGAATTTAAAAGTGACACTCGGAATTATGCCTGATGTTTCCGGTGCTGAAACTTCAGGAGGAATGAAGGTTGAGGGCACCCGTAAAGATGGACCCGCTGCCTCTGCCGGTATGCTTAAAGGTGATATTATTACGGCCATTAACGGAATGCCGGTTACGAATATTTACGACTATATGAGCCGCTTAGGTAAACTCAAACCAGGTGAGGTGGTAAATGTGGAAGTTATCCGTGAAGGGAAAAAAGAAGTTTTAATTATTCAGTTATAAACGCAACAGGAGCGTATCTGCTGTCAGTCAAATGGTTGATATTATTACCCGTGACGTTGCCTACAAATTTGTTAAGTTTGGAATTGTAGGCTTTACCGGTGTCTTTATTGATTTTGGTTTTACTTATATCTGTAAAGAGTGGTTTAAAATTCAAAAGTATGTGGCCAATGCAATTGGTTTTACCATTGCAGCAAGCAGCAATTATTATTTAAACCGAATCTGGACTTTCAATAGTCACAACCCGGAAATTGCCGTAGAATTTGGACGGTTTTTCTTTATTTCTCTTATTGGGTTGCTTTTGAGCACGCTGGTTATCTATCTGCTGGTGTCAAAAGTGAAGATTAACTTTTACTTTAGCAAGTTGTTTGCCATTGGCGTTGTAACTATCTGGAATTTTGTAATTAACCTGAACTATACTTTTCTGGCCTGACGCTGCTTTTAATTTGTTTTGGTCATCGTCTCCGGCGTAATAATTATAAAATCAGCTTTGGAGCTGTTCTCTTCTTCAGGCTTGTCAATATTTTTTTGTTCTACAGCGCTGATGGTGAGAATTTTAAGATTTGGGTTCAGGTTTTTTAAATACCAAACAATTCCTTCAAAGTTGTCAGAATGGTAGGTGCCGTTAAAATGAAGGAAAGTTTCACCGGGGTTGAGGTTTTTATTGATAAAATATGCCATGGTGGCATCTTTAACGGCTTGTGCTTTGGGAAGATTTTCATTTACATGCCCGCCCTGGCCTCCCATCATTTCAATCATGCTTTTATAGCCGGGCAATTCAGCATCATAAGCAACAGGCAAAGGAGCGATATATGTTTTAGCAGCCGCGTCAAGCGAATCAAGCCCTTCAAATCCATTGCGGTTCACAATTGAAGCATACCTTCGTGGAATATTTGTTGCAATGAACCTTAAACTGCTGTCGCGGGCAAAACTAACCAAAGGCTTGTAGTCTGTCTTGTAATTCGGCCATAGTTTAGCCTCTGATTCAAAACTCTTTTCGGTTATAGCTCCTGAGAGATATTCATTCAGCAAGAGCGCATTGTCTGATTCAAACATCTCGGCGCCTAATACCAGTCTTTTCCCCTTTTCAGCATAGAGGGCTTTAGTGAGTTCAAACTGAAGCCAATGATTGATTGGATTATTGTGTTGCTCACCAAAAAATATTACATCCGCCTCTGATGCTTCTTTTAGCAGTTTCGAAAAATCAGTTTCTTTGTCTTTTTTGTTAAATATTTTATAGGCAGGCAGGTCGGCACTCATCGATGTGAGAAGTGCCAGACTTAAAATTAATAGCGTTAATCTTTTCATTCATTGAAGATGTTGAGAATGGTGAAGCTTGTTGATTTGACAGAATTAAATATCATCAGAATTGCTGAATAACAATACTGATCAACAAGGCAGACTGAATCTGGTACTTTTATGAAAATCCCGATTGGGTTTTCTATTAACAACAATCTTACTTAAGATGTTCCAGGTTATTTGAATTAAATGTCATCGGAAGCAGTGACTCAATACCTTCCATCTGAACAATGTGGCCGGTTTCTCCGGCAAAAATAACTCTTATTTTTTTCCCTTGTTTGTGCTCATATTCTGCAATTACCTGTCTGCATGCTCCACAAGGAGGAACCGGGCTGGTAACTTTCTTGTCGTCAGTATTGATGGTAATGGCAATACATTCAATGGTTTCACCGGGATATTGAGCCGAAGCGGAGAATATGGCAACTCTTTCGGCACACAAGCCTGATGGGTAAGCTGCATTTTCCTGGTTGTTGCCATCAATAATTTTCCCATTGGCCAGTCTGAGAGCAGCTCCTACTCTAAAGCCTGAGTAAGGGGCGTATGCTCTTAAAGCTGCGCTGCTTGCATTGTCAAGTAACTGGCTGTCAGCAGGGCTCAGATCTGATTGGTTGTCTGTTTCTAAGTATTGCAGGGTAATTTCTTTTTGTATCATTAAGCGTTGTATTACGGGCTCTAAATGTAAGAATTTTATAGCAGATAATGAGCAATTGCTACGAAGCGGTTTTGTTTAGTTTACGCCCAAAGAGTAAAAGTGCATTGAAAAAAGCAAAAAACGTTGCACCTGCCTGTGTCTCGAGTGTATCTTCCGTGAGCATCGACATGAAGATAATGGTGAAAAATACAACAAAGAAGTAGTCATTAAACTTGCCAAGTTTGAGGGGAGGATATAACAAACTAAACAGAAACCATAAAAAACCCAGTATCCCAAAGGCTATGAAAAAAGCCATAAACTGGTTGTGCGATCTGTTCCTGAAGGCGTTATCAAGCTTTGACCCCATTTCAGTATACGCTTTAGAGAATTCAAGATTCAGGTCTCCTGTTCCCACCCCTGTAAGCCAGTTTTGTTTTATGATATGTGCTGAAGTTTTCCAGTATTCAACTCTTTGCATAACTGATGAGGCATTGGGATCTCCATGTCGCACATAGTTGGTATAGCCCATGGCAATCTGGTCAATTCTTGACCGAAGGTTAAAGCTCTCAATATAAGTTACGTTAGCTACTCCTTGTTCAATGTGTTTTATTTCGCTGTCGGTCAGTGCTTTAACGCCTTCAGCGTCTTTGCGCAAGCCTTTGGAATTTAAGAAACGGATAAGTGTGTAACTTAGTTCCTGACCTTTTTTATCTAACCCATCATAGTCCAGTTTGCTTCTTCGGTTCCATTCTTGCCTTAGCTCTGCCGGCGCAAGATATATGCCTACATATTTGCCATTGTCAATACCGTAAGTACAGGTGTCATGAATATATGGTGTGCCATATTTGGTGTATTTGTCGAGCTTGCTGTAATCAAATTTTTCAGCATTGCTAAATTCTCTGACAGAGGAAACAAAATAATACCCAAACAATGCAGGGAAAAGCAGGGTGATGAGGATTGTAGGAATGCGGTATTTTACCGGATTTATCTTAAATATCAGATAAAATGTAAAAATAAGG
Coding sequences within it:
- a CDS encoding ammonium transporter gives rise to the protein MILNEAAKTGNTGFMLLATSLVMLMTPGLAFFYGGLATKRNILGIMIQSFVSLGVTTVLWFIFGYSLCFSGDGAIIGNLDKLFLNGVDLNSVYAGNGKIPELVFFLYQMMFAIITPALITGAFVGRVTFKSYLFFLVVWQVLVYYPFVHMVWGGGLLAQWGVLDFAGGIVVHATAGFAALASVFYVGARSDKDSTPNSIPLVAIGTGLLWFGWYGFNAGSELSVDNITVQAFANTDVAASFATVTWLIIEWIRARKPKFIGLLTGAVAGLATITPAAGFVPLWAAALMGIMAGLVCYYAVSLKNKLGWDDALDVWGVHGVGGVLGTILLGVFASSAINPMITTQGVIYGEWSFFFKQLVAVAGASAYAFIFTYVMLALINKITPVRVSESDEMLGLDNVIHGEQAYDSGSM
- a CDS encoding response regulator transcription factor, whose amino-acid sequence is MINVFLVDDHTIVRDGIKALLSGQDDIFILGEACNGRDLLSLLKSAKPDVILLDISLPDHSGIELCEIIRREYPGIHILFLSMFNSEEYIFNAIKAGAQGYLTKNISQSELLEAIRTVSHGHEYFSESISNIILKSYIKKAKDKEDENLNPENSLSKRELEILKLFAEGHSNPQIAEKLFISTRTVESHKNHIMQKLSLKSTVDLVKFAIKHQIIEL
- a CDS encoding HAMP domain-containing protein, translated to MKRTLLAEKMILYFLTLGIGSIVLTGIFSFFTARNAILDRTYDQLTSIRLTRQAQIERFFADRLSETAYYASTEETKQLLGKVKLAANHQKTKTQSIYRVSFLSSAYYSGFMLLDKEGRNLYQQITNQSNITDQIPIRHSFHDIQPQAFIVDYTQEETENEKQLLSAAPIYNDNRIAGYLVLILKPGKINDFMLEVNPANGLGNTGETYLVGPDFLMRSQSRFIEKSIMKTYVKTRPVTEALNNRAGTAQVTDYRGLKVLSSYGLVKTAGLNWVILAEIDYEEATASIYGIRNNIMLLTVFTGIAFFILTYAISRKITKPLIRLKDAAIELGEGRLDTLVGIESNDEIGELTEAFNSMAVSLREKDEALKAERINRLKSAIDGQDMERQRLSRELHDGIGQNLIAIRLRLGALENDIPDKLNQKIQSVITLTDSLIDEVRAISNALMPPALAEFGLTTAIRNLCSNLTETTGITTEFTGEIPGQKLGRKARLYIFRIFQETFNNVAKHSEATHLKIETKTDAHIFIITITDNGKGFNVESPCASGGHGLGNMVERANLLKGQATIQSSPGSGTLIRIEIPLNKSIL
- a CDS encoding flavodoxin produces the protein MTKIGIFYGGSPKGSTFQAAQDIVRHFGEDVAAMHNVSNATREDLEKCDYLILGTSAWGIGEMHQDWERFIDVLVDAEIKDKKIALFGLGDQHEYPESFVDGMGTVYCRLPYKENVVGFWPTKGYSYYFSTAERDGKFVGLAIDEDSQPELTSERISKWVEQLKTELL
- a CDS encoding M20/M25/M40 family metallo-hydrolase: MKKIFFLLVLLFPISLTTAFGQSALPLVEKLKAGITYLASDELEGRKSGTVGDSLAAIFIRERFAENGATLMGYNGFQYFGVISDVVAGSKNSLTVVNHDFVAGKDFMPFSFSSSETVDAEVVFAGFGISGVSGDLAWDDFAGKDVKNKLVLVLRGDPEPDNQNSAFIPMATDRAKALAAHDRGAAGILLVSPSSFDKKDQPVDITFDKTVSDAGLPVISITRNLAGAILGLPATAVDSLEKVMISARSTANVNGLNRVKLTADVIRNKVTTRNIIAMIPGNDPVLKDEFVVVGAHYDHLGMGGTGSGSRVPDVHAVHGGADDNASGVAAIIALSEYFAKEANRPSRSLLFVSFGAEEMGILGSRYFVANCPVAIKSVKAMVNLDMVGRLKSQDPALTISGTGTFTVADSLIDLLGKNRSFVIKKSPDGYGPSDHAAFYGKDIPVLFITTGAHEDYHTPDDMASRINYNGVEQVIDFTADLVAVLSDMPVAPVFREAGSRKESGNYGRNLKVTLGIMPDVSGAETSGGMKVEGTRKDGPAASAGMLKGDIITAINGMPVTNIYDYMSRLGKLKPGEVVNVEVIREGKKEVLIIQL
- a CDS encoding GtrA family protein, which codes for MVDIITRDVAYKFVKFGIVGFTGVFIDFGFTYICKEWFKIQKYVANAIGFTIAASSNYYLNRIWTFNSHNPEIAVEFGRFFFISLIGLLLSTLVIYLLVSKVKINFYFSKLFAIGVVTIWNFVINLNYTFLA
- a CDS encoding ChaN family lipoprotein is translated as MKRLTLLILSLALLTSMSADLPAYKIFNKKDKETDFSKLLKEASEADVIFFGEQHNNPINHWLQFELTKALYAEKGKRLVLGAEMFESDNALLLNEYLSGAITEKSFESEAKLWPNYKTDYKPLVSFARDSSLRFIATNIPRRYASIVNRNGFEGLDSLDAAAKTYIAPLPVAYDAELPGYKSMIEMMGGQGGHVNENLPKAQAVKDATMAYFINKNLNPGETFLHFNGTYHSDNFEGIVWYLKNLNPNLKILTISAVEQKNIDKPEEENSSKADFIIITPETMTKTN
- the cdd gene encoding cytidine deaminase, yielding MIQKEITLQYLETDNQSDLSPADSQLLDNASSAALRAYAPYSGFRVGAALRLANGKIIDGNNQENAAYPSGLCAERVAIFSASAQYPGETIECIAITINTDDKKVTSPVPPCGACRQVIAEYEHKQGKKIRVIFAGETGHIVQMEGIESLLPMTFNSNNLEHLK
- a CDS encoding O-antigen ligase family protein, which codes for MTALFKNQSFFKTDVSSLMFYAMILLAMSIPLSEFGMSISQFLLLGLWAWEGADYSKLQKAAGKNFMVKLQAWFSTMFINIGGKFRMLYNNRAAMVVISLYLMHIIGLIYTSDLNYALKDLRIKLPLLSLPVIIATSASLSGKKLNQLLLFFTFAVFAGTIASIFVLITRQISDPREISIFISHIRFGLTICFSVFILIYFLWFNIYKSLTSKIILAIGVLWFLLFLFILESITGLVITGILALIFTFYLIFKINPVKYRIPTILITLLFPALFGYYFVSSVREFSNAEKFDYSKLDKYTKYGTPYIHDTCTYGIDNGKYVGIYLAPAELRQEWNRRSKLDYDGLDKKGQELSYTLIRFLNSKGLRKDAEGVKALTDSEIKHIEQGVANVTYIESFNLRSRIDQIAMGYTNYVRHGDPNASSVMQRVEYWKTSAHIIKQNWLTGVGTGDLNLEFSKAYTEMGSKLDNAFRNRSHNQFMAFFIAFGILGFLWFLFSLLYPPLKLGKFNDYFFVVFFTIIFMSMLTEDTLETQAGATFFAFFNALLLFGRKLNKTAS